One genomic window of Bacteroidota bacterium includes the following:
- a CDS encoding four helix bundle protein produces MYESFRDMPVWREAMEIAAEVFRLTDGLPKKEDYGVTSQIRRSALSISGNIAEGFGRHHSKDKMNFYYIARGSATETQSHLEYCRRVGYIPETSVATLDVRLSQLIHDINKIIQSLNFSAST; encoded by the coding sequence ATGTATGAATCGTTTCGTGACATGCCTGTTTGGCGGGAGGCGATGGAGATTGCTGCTGAGGTCTTTCGCCTTACTGATGGTCTCCCGAAGAAGGAAGATTACGGCGTTACGAGCCAAATCCGTCGATCTGCTTTGAGCATTTCCGGCAATATTGCTGAAGGCTTTGGGCGGCACCACTCAAAAGATAAAATGAACTTCTACTATATAGCACGTGGGTCGGCAACGGAAACACAAAGCCACCTTGAGTATTGCAGGAGAGTCGGGTATATCCCCGAAACGTCGGTTGCCACTCTCGATGTTCGGTTGTCGCAGTTGATTCATGATATCAACAAGATCATTCAATCACTCAATTTCTCAGCCTCAACCTAA
- a CDS encoding polysaccharide biosynthesis tyrosine autokinase yields the protein METINFGTNGDMHGGLPRESHVQEYVSIILRGKWIILASMLLATTISAFVTLRTDPVYESAALVLVDMKGKGGQLPFFDFAGTSFNKMTNELEILKSRTMAEAVAQDLLKDAEHASPISEVTPILLVIVDGVPQQKLASVREVAGRLLGSVLFVPIRDSDIIRITARSNHRAEAALLANTYMKVYAERNMDASRTRSRAVREFLQGQLETRRTALDTAEASLQAYMKSAGMVSLDGESNKVVAQLSQLEANRDAIEVEIRSKEKALASYREEIAKQEPSVARTLGESSDAYIRLLQDKLAALEVQRDVVIAQNPALAGQSIYSEKLKEIDSQIAALKVNLKSRTEAFLKTIGSGEDGIGSAAFVGQMRQKIVEQQIELEALDARKRALQSVIAQYERQFNQIPEKSIELAKLQRARLSNEKLYLLVEEKYNEAAITEKSEFGYVDIIDPAIVPGGPVSPNMRKNLILGLLVGLGLGVAYVLLRSYLDVRVRTPEDLKRFGFIPLSAVHQMDNMHKQEASTGNGHSPHESPDFDPHLVAYHNPLSPLAEAYRRLRTNVLYAQLDTPLKSFLVTSANPSEGKSTTISNLAVAFAQAEKRVLLVDADMRRATIHNYFRINKNPGLTDIFVGSVSIDDALNRNVVENLDVLCCGTTPPNPAELLGSRRMREFIEQMSGSTTS from the coding sequence GTGGAAACAATAAACTTTGGAACAAACGGTGATATGCACGGGGGACTTCCGCGTGAATCCCATGTGCAGGAGTATGTCTCCATCATTCTTCGGGGAAAGTGGATCATACTTGCCTCGATGCTGCTTGCCACTACGATCAGCGCATTCGTCACATTGCGCACAGATCCGGTGTATGAATCCGCGGCTCTTGTTCTTGTGGATATGAAAGGAAAAGGAGGCCAGCTCCCGTTCTTTGATTTTGCCGGAACCAGCTTCAATAAGATGACCAACGAACTGGAGATCCTCAAATCGCGGACAATGGCGGAGGCGGTTGCCCAGGACCTGCTGAAGGACGCGGAACACGCCAGCCCGATTTCAGAGGTAACCCCGATACTTCTGGTGATTGTGGATGGCGTTCCCCAACAGAAACTCGCCAGTGTAAGAGAGGTTGCCGGGCGGCTGCTCGGGTCGGTGTTGTTTGTCCCGATTCGTGACTCGGATATTATCAGGATTACGGCACGAAGCAACCATCGGGCGGAGGCGGCATTACTCGCTAACACCTACATGAAGGTCTATGCCGAGCGGAACATGGATGCCAGCCGTACGCGCTCTCGCGCCGTTCGGGAGTTCCTGCAGGGTCAGTTGGAAACCCGTAGAACTGCGCTGGATACAGCCGAGGCATCCCTTCAGGCGTATATGAAGTCTGCAGGTATGGTCTCGCTCGACGGCGAATCCAACAAAGTCGTGGCCCAGTTGTCGCAACTCGAGGCAAACCGCGACGCTATCGAGGTGGAAATCCGGTCCAAAGAAAAGGCCCTCGCTTCCTATCGTGAAGAAATTGCCAAACAGGAACCCAGCGTTGCCCGGACACTGGGCGAATCGAGTGATGCGTATATCCGCTTGCTGCAAGACAAGCTTGCCGCGCTCGAGGTACAGCGCGATGTGGTCATCGCCCAGAATCCTGCGCTTGCCGGACAGTCTATTTACTCCGAGAAGCTGAAGGAAATCGACTCCCAGATTGCCGCGTTGAAGGTGAATCTCAAATCACGAACGGAAGCATTTCTGAAAACCATCGGCTCCGGCGAAGACGGCATCGGCAGTGCCGCGTTTGTCGGGCAGATGAGGCAGAAGATCGTCGAGCAGCAAATTGAGTTGGAGGCCCTTGATGCACGCAAGCGGGCTTTGCAGTCTGTTATCGCGCAATACGAGCGGCAGTTCAATCAGATTCCGGAAAAAAGCATCGAACTGGCGAAACTCCAGCGGGCACGACTCAGCAACGAAAAACTCTACCTTCTCGTCGAGGAGAAGTACAACGAAGCAGCTATCACCGAAAAATCCGAATTCGGGTATGTTGACATCATTGATCCGGCAATTGTGCCGGGAGGGCCCGTCAGTCCCAACATGCGCAAGAACCTGATTCTTGGCCTGTTAGTCGGGCTCGGACTTGGTGTTGCGTACGTCCTCTTGCGTTCCTACCTCGATGTTCGGGTCAGAACACCCGAGGATCTGAAGCGATTCGGGTTTATTCCGCTGTCTGCCGTGCATCAAATGGACAATATGCACAAGCAGGAAGCTTCGACGGGGAACGGGCATTCCCCTCATGAAAGTCCCGATTTCGACCCGCACCTGGTTGCGTACCACAATCCGCTGTCGCCTCTTGCCGAGGCGTACCGCCGTTTGCGCACGAACGTTCTGTACGCACAGCTTGATACGCCGCTGAAGAGTTTTTTGGTAACGAGCGCAAACCCCTCGGAGGGGAAATCCACCACGATCTCCAATCTCGCTGTTGCGTTTGCACAGGCAGAGAAAAGAGTGTTGCTGGTTGATGCGGATATGCGTCGGGCGACAATTCACAACTACTTCCGAATCAACAAGAACCCCGGCCTCACGGATATCTTTGTCGGGAGTGTCTCCATTGATGATGCACTGAACAGGAATGTTGTGGAAAATCTGGACGTGTTGTGCTGCGGTACAACGCCACCCAACCCGGCGGAACTTCTCGGCTCGCGCAGGATGCGTGAATTCATCGAACAGATGAGTGGAAGTACGACATCCTGA
- a CDS encoding NAD-dependent epimerase, whose translation MSSYLVTGSAGFIGYHLAERLLSQGVRVVGLDNMNAYYDVSLKEARLDRLRCHKGFEFVKLDLADRSGMERLFAEHTFDVVVNLAAQAGVRYSLTNPHAYIDSNIVGFLNVLEGCRHAKVKHLVFASSSSVYGANTHMPFAVSDNVDHPVSLYAASKKANELMAHSYAHLYGLPCTGLRFFSVYGPWGRPDMAMFLFTKAILEGRPIDVYNNGDLQRDFTYIDDIVEGVARVATRIPSADQAWNGAAPNPATSKAPYRLYNIGNHNPVHLMHFIELIEKATGRTAEKRFLPMQPGDVPATFADVDDLAHDVGFAPSTPIEEGVKRFVEWYREFYGG comes from the coding sequence TTGTCCTCCTACCTAGTCACCGGTTCCGCCGGATTCATCGGCTATCATCTTGCGGAAAGACTCCTTTCGCAGGGGGTGCGTGTCGTCGGACTGGACAACATGAATGCGTACTACGATGTCAGTCTGAAGGAGGCGCGGCTCGACCGTTTGCGATGCCACAAGGGGTTCGAGTTTGTGAAGCTCGATCTTGCAGACCGGAGCGGGATGGAACGGCTGTTCGCTGAACACACATTCGATGTTGTTGTCAATCTTGCGGCGCAGGCGGGCGTGCGCTACTCGCTCACCAATCCGCATGCGTACATTGATTCGAACATTGTCGGGTTCCTCAATGTCCTTGAAGGATGCAGGCACGCAAAGGTGAAGCATCTCGTCTTCGCATCCAGCAGCTCGGTGTACGGTGCCAACACCCACATGCCGTTTGCCGTGTCGGACAATGTCGATCATCCGGTGTCGTTGTACGCGGCAAGCAAGAAGGCGAACGAGTTGATGGCGCATTCGTACGCGCACTTGTATGGCCTTCCGTGTACAGGACTTCGTTTCTTCTCTGTGTACGGCCCGTGGGGGAGACCGGACATGGCGATGTTCCTGTTCACGAAGGCGATTCTCGAGGGGAGACCGATCGACGTGTACAACAACGGTGACCTGCAACGTGACTTTACCTACATCGACGATATCGTCGAGGGGGTAGCGCGTGTCGCAACGAGAATCCCGTCCGCGGACCAGGCATGGAACGGCGCAGCACCGAATCCCGCAACCAGTAAAGCGCCGTACCGTCTCTACAACATCGGCAATCACAATCCGGTTCACCTGATGCACTTCATAGAACTGATCGAGAAGGCAACCGGGCGGACGGCGGAGAAGCGGTTTCTTCCTATGCAGCCCGGCGACGTGCCCGCAACATTTGCCGATGTGGATGATCTCGCGCACGATGTCGGCTTTGCGCCTTCGACGCCGATTGAGGAGGGAGTGAAGAGGTTTGTGGAGTGGTACAGGGAGTTTTATGGCGGCTGA
- a CDS encoding nucleotide sugar dehydrogenase, producing the protein MHPPQIHQADTTKDNLLNKINGKTAVVGIIGLGYVGLPLGLCFAEKKFHCIGFDIDRKKTDTLSKGESYIKHIPSERIRQAVCSGMFSATTDFSMIAKCDAVLIAVPTPLNKNREPDMSYIVSTCETIAPYVRSGQLFVLESTTYPGTTDEVVIPILESTGLKCDVDFFAAFSPEREDPNNKEYRTETIPKVVGATSPDGLAVADKLYSQIVVRTVPVSSTRVAEATKLMENIFRSVNIALVNELKVAFMKMGIDVWEVIEAAKTKPFGYMPFYPGPGLGGHCIPIDPFYLTWKAREYGVATRFIELAGEINTSMPDFVVQRVMEALNDHGKALKGSKILMLGLAYKANVDDDRESPSYHLIEKLEEKGATVSYNDPFVPVIRPSREWSKYAGRESVEISNIYDLILIATPHDEYRRMDFSSFTAPIVDTRNMVSIGRAYKA; encoded by the coding sequence ATGCACCCACCACAAATACATCAAGCTGATACAACGAAGGATAACCTTCTAAACAAAATTAATGGCAAGACTGCTGTTGTCGGCATCATCGGGCTCGGCTACGTAGGCCTGCCGCTCGGCCTTTGCTTTGCGGAGAAGAAGTTCCATTGCATCGGGTTCGATATCGACCGCAAAAAAACGGACACATTGTCGAAAGGCGAATCGTACATCAAGCACATTCCTTCCGAACGTATCCGGCAGGCTGTCTGTTCGGGCATGTTCAGCGCGACAACAGATTTTTCGATGATTGCGAAGTGCGACGCCGTTCTGATTGCCGTCCCCACACCGCTGAACAAGAACCGCGAGCCCGACATGTCGTACATCGTCAGCACCTGCGAGACAATTGCGCCGTACGTGCGTTCAGGGCAGTTGTTCGTGCTGGAGTCAACCACCTATCCCGGCACAACAGATGAGGTGGTGATTCCGATTCTCGAATCAACCGGATTGAAATGCGATGTTGATTTCTTTGCCGCATTCTCTCCCGAGCGTGAAGATCCGAACAACAAGGAGTACCGCACCGAGACGATCCCGAAAGTCGTCGGTGCAACATCGCCTGACGGACTTGCTGTCGCGGATAAACTCTACTCGCAAATCGTTGTGCGAACGGTACCTGTTTCCTCAACCCGCGTCGCCGAAGCAACGAAGCTGATGGAGAACATCTTCCGTTCGGTAAACATCGCCCTGGTCAATGAGCTGAAAGTTGCCTTCATGAAAATGGGAATTGACGTGTGGGAAGTGATCGAAGCAGCGAAGACAAAGCCGTTCGGCTATATGCCGTTCTATCCGGGTCCGGGTCTCGGCGGCCACTGCATTCCCATTGATCCGTTCTACCTTACGTGGAAAGCGCGGGAGTATGGTGTTGCCACGCGGTTCATCGAGTTGGCGGGCGAGATCAATACTTCCATGCCGGACTTTGTGGTGCAACGCGTGATGGAGGCACTCAATGATCACGGCAAGGCACTCAAAGGCTCGAAAATCCTGATGTTGGGACTTGCATACAAAGCCAACGTTGATGACGACCGCGAATCCCCTTCCTATCACTTGATCGAGAAGCTGGAAGAGAAAGGCGCAACGGTAAGCTACAACGATCCGTTCGTCCCCGTGATCCGTCCCTCGCGCGAATGGTCGAAATACGCAGGCCGCGAGTCGGTGGAGATAAGCAACATCTACGACCTCATCCTCATCGCAACGCCGCATGACGAATACAGGAGAATGGATTTCAGCAGCTTCACCGCACCGATTGTGGATACGAGGAATATGGTGTCCATAGGAAGAGCGTATAAGGCGTAG
- a CDS encoding UpxY family transcription antiterminator, with product MNHHLSATEHTARWYALYTRSRFEKKIDDDFRRRGIESFLPLVEEVRLWSDRKKKVLEPLFRGYIFVRTDLRNKVSILQTDGIVRFVGVRNTPSPVPEHQINWVRILAGSPDAIRREEYVSVGEVVRIIAGQFKGVEGVVMKVKDTARVAVSLSCIAQSVSVEVPQEFLERIDQPVEEQRAGFIPRL from the coding sequence ATGAACCATCACCTATCCGCAACAGAGCACACCGCACGCTGGTACGCGCTGTACACCCGTTCCCGGTTTGAAAAGAAGATCGACGATGATTTTCGCCGGCGGGGAATCGAAAGCTTCCTTCCGCTCGTGGAAGAAGTACGTTTGTGGAGCGACCGGAAAAAGAAAGTGCTTGAGCCGCTGTTCCGGGGGTACATTTTTGTGCGGACGGACTTGCGCAACAAGGTCTCCATCCTTCAAACCGACGGCATTGTCCGGTTTGTGGGTGTGCGTAACACGCCATCGCCTGTTCCCGAACACCAGATCAATTGGGTGCGCATTCTCGCCGGGTCGCCTGATGCGATCCGTCGCGAGGAATATGTAAGCGTGGGCGAGGTCGTACGAATCATCGCCGGTCAGTTCAAAGGTGTTGAAGGAGTTGTCATGAAGGTGAAGGATACGGCTCGTGTCGCCGTGTCGTTATCGTGCATAGCGCAGTCGGTATCCGTGGAAGTGCCACAGGAGTTTTTGGAGAGAATCGATCAGCCTGTTGAGGAACAAAGAGCGGGCTTCATACCAAGGCTGTAG
- a CDS encoding SLBB domain-containing protein, producing MKNFLLIGIVAILLSHQAQAQLDQTGLLSATSVGTTTSNFYFAKPNELTIIVNVLGFVQKPGRYEISSTIDLINLLALAGGPSVDGTLKGIKISRLVRNEERFARQEFTVDLNDLTRIGAEQLALQPGDVVEVDRSTWSVVRDIFGVVGYAAVITTTAATVINLARR from the coding sequence ATGAAGAATTTTCTGTTGATTGGTATAGTTGCGATCTTGCTGTCGCATCAGGCACAGGCACAGCTCGATCAAACAGGGCTGCTTTCCGCCACATCGGTGGGAACGACAACGTCGAACTTCTATTTTGCGAAGCCGAATGAGCTGACCATTATCGTGAATGTGCTGGGATTTGTGCAGAAGCCCGGACGGTACGAAATCTCCAGCACCATTGATCTGATCAACCTGCTCGCATTAGCCGGCGGCCCTTCCGTGGATGGAACGCTAAAGGGAATCAAGATCTCCCGTCTCGTTCGAAACGAGGAGCGGTTTGCCCGCCAAGAGTTCACGGTTGACCTGAACGATCTTACCCGTATTGGTGCGGAACAACTCGCTTTGCAGCCCGGCGATGTCGTGGAGGTCGACAGATCCACGTGGTCGGTAGTCCGTGATATCTTCGGTGTGGTGGGATACGCTGCCGTGATCACCACAACCGCTGCCACGGTCATTAATCTGGCCCGACGATAA
- a CDS encoding metallophosphoesterase family protein, translating into MRVAILADIHSNLQALAKAFSIIDRSRIDEIYCLGDIVGYGANPNECLGLIRERCTLTVLGNHDLAAIDTSVAHYFTKPGRIAAEWTHSVLTPDNIDFLKSLPYSTAKEQATLVHASPHEPEQWTYVSSLVLAQKQFPAFATPLCFIGHTHIPFVCGENLKTFSLKKDMRFLINVGSVGQPRDGNPQLSFGMFDSDSWSYQNIRSEYDIDGAAKAILAKGLPTVLAKRLSLGE; encoded by the coding sequence ATGCGCGTCGCTATTCTTGCTGATATTCATTCCAATCTTCAGGCACTTGCCAAAGCGTTTTCGATTATCGACCGTTCCCGCATTGACGAAATCTATTGTCTCGGTGACATTGTCGGGTACGGCGCCAATCCCAACGAATGCCTCGGGCTTATCCGTGAGCGTTGTACTTTGACCGTTCTGGGAAACCACGACCTTGCCGCTATTGACACCTCCGTTGCCCATTACTTCACGAAGCCCGGCCGTATTGCCGCCGAGTGGACTCATTCGGTACTCACACCCGACAATATCGATTTTCTGAAGTCACTCCCCTATTCCACGGCCAAAGAACAAGCAACCCTTGTGCATGCTTCTCCGCATGAGCCCGAACAATGGACCTACGTTTCTTCTCTCGTTCTTGCGCAGAAGCAATTCCCGGCATTCGCAACGCCTTTGTGTTTCATCGGCCACACGCACATTCCCTTTGTATGCGGTGAGAATCTGAAAACCTTCTCCCTCAAGAAAGATATGCGCTTTCTCATCAATGTCGGCAGTGTCGGACAGCCGCGTGATGGCAATCCTCAGCTCAGCTTTGGCATGTTCGACTCTGACAGCTGGTCATACCAGAACATCCGGTCAGAATACGATATTGACGGCGCTGCCAAAGCTATACTTGCCAAAGGTCTGCCAACCGTACTTGCCAAACGACTCTCGCTCGGAGAATAG